One Acidobacteriota bacterium DNA segment encodes these proteins:
- a CDS encoding PQQ-binding-like beta-propeller repeat protein, with amino-acid sequence MSDRHAPSRMRVAISCAIVCLATIGLHAEDWPQWRGVNRDAVWSDTGLIERFADDGLVAKWRTPIRGGFAGPAVAGGRVFVLDYQETPGSRTMDGHERLLVLDEETGDVLWTREWPATYRNIHFKFAIGPRATPTVDGERVYVLGAAGMLSCFDVPTGELIWRVDTVADYGVTVPVFGVSQSPLVEGGNLIALLGGEPDAMVVAFDKLTGAEAWRAIETTSEPGYSSPIVISAGGVRQLIVWHAAAVTSLDPETGDTWWQYDFVVPSGLTIGTPVRRGRYLLVTQVENGGLMLALNADRPAARMLWEGTNPNRTDRPPQGATLSTPIVAGDAMYGLSSYGEFRGLDAATGERLWSTDRLTPHERWANSYLVQNGDRWFVINETGELVIARFTPAGYEEIDRTLLLTPTTRTRGGASGRWDDRAVLWSHPAFANRHVVARNDAEVVRLSLAAEDYE; translated from the coding sequence ATGTCCGACCGTCATGCACCGAGCCGAATGCGCGTTGCGATTTCGTGTGCCATCGTGTGCCTCGCGACGATCGGACTGCACGCCGAGGACTGGCCGCAGTGGCGCGGCGTCAACCGGGACGCGGTGTGGAGCGACACCGGCCTCATCGAGCGCTTCGCCGACGACGGGCTGGTCGCCAAGTGGCGGACGCCGATCCGCGGCGGCTTCGCCGGGCCGGCGGTGGCCGGCGGCCGCGTGTTCGTCCTCGACTACCAGGAGACGCCGGGAAGCCGCACCATGGACGGCCACGAACGGCTGCTGGTGCTCGACGAGGAGACCGGCGACGTGCTCTGGACGCGGGAGTGGCCGGCGACCTACCGCAACATCCACTTCAAGTTCGCCATCGGTCCGCGGGCGACCCCCACGGTGGACGGCGAGCGGGTCTACGTTCTCGGTGCGGCGGGGATGCTGTCGTGCTTCGACGTCCCGACGGGAGAGCTGATCTGGCGCGTCGACACCGTCGCCGACTACGGCGTGACCGTGCCGGTGTTCGGCGTGTCGCAGTCGCCGCTGGTCGAGGGCGGCAACCTGATCGCGCTGCTCGGCGGCGAGCCGGACGCGATGGTGGTGGCGTTCGACAAGCTGACCGGGGCCGAAGCGTGGCGCGCCATCGAGACCACCTCGGAGCCGGGTTACTCCTCGCCGATCGTGATCTCCGCGGGCGGGGTGCGCCAGTTGATCGTCTGGCACGCCGCGGCGGTGACCTCGCTCGATCCGGAGACCGGCGACACCTGGTGGCAGTACGACTTCGTGGTGCCGAGCGGGCTGACGATCGGCACGCCGGTCCGGCGCGGGCGGTACCTGCTGGTGACGCAAGTCGAGAACGGGGGCTTGATGCTGGCGCTCAACGCCGACCGCCCCGCGGCGCGCATGCTCTGGGAGGGCACCAACCCCAACCGGACCGACCGGCCGCCGCAGGGGGCGACCCTGTCGACGCCGATCGTCGCGGGGGATGCGATGTACGGCCTGAGCAGCTACGGCGAGTTCCGCGGCCTCGACGCGGCGACCGGCGAGCGGCTCTGGTCGACGGACCGGCTGACGCCGCACGAGCGGTGGGCGAACTCCTACCTCGTGCAGAACGGCGACCGCTGGTTCGTGATCAACGAGACGGGCGAGCTGGTCATCGCGCGCTTCACGCCCGCCGGGTACGAGGAAATCGACCGCACGCTGTTGCTGACGCCGACCACCCGCACCCGCGGCGGCGCCTCGGGCCGCTGGGACGACCGCGCGGTCCTGTGGTCGCACCCGGCGTTCGCCAACCGCCACGTCGTCGCGCGCAACGACGCCGAGGTGGTGCGGCTGTCGCTAGCCGCCGAGGACTACGAGTAG
- a CDS encoding TonB family protein, translated as MSLLAALTVKVSAILLLALIGALFLRTRSAAARRWVLAAGVVSACVAPALHVLPFPPVLRVAPLGALDWSAGPVFDLLGLRPYALFTPDADVLGSAGASEAGFRSGRSGDAAAAGARGHVVGLLAVTIWLAGAIARAGVLLVGLARLRWLRATSTRLTDGPWHRLCADLARSCGLRRGVDLLFGPRPGLVATWGWRRPAVMLPAAAAGWSAERMRVVLLHELAHARHGDWLLQMAAEALRCVWWFNPLAWVVRARLRRESEHAADDLVLARGVPATTCATHLVELAKEARKHRRTWLPAPAMARPSHLERRLSAMLNSHTNRRPMTRLARLWSLGLLVPASILVAGLQVGAQTGRISGTVVDQDGNVVRNPDVTFTIRTAGRQVRLGSYAFFDRAGNLVRNPDVTISRTTSQFARPSGHDDGRFEIFDLGPGEYGLAVRAPGFEPLVRQFSLEAGEQREEELVLSRMPAGRQTLTAAESGTTGTAPATTGPLAETTASAVGQQPPSEPSSERIAALVERAAALQEQLQSVLDELRTVLDDPDQPADRPDEPIRIGDGVPPPAKIHDVPPVYPPAAREAGVQGLVVLEATIDPTGVVGNIEVLRSVPELEEAATAAVEQWRYEPTLVDGAPVSVLMTVTINFLLPSP; from the coding sequence ATGAGCCTGCTGGCCGCGTTGACGGTCAAGGTGTCGGCAATCCTGCTCCTGGCGCTGATCGGCGCCCTTTTTCTGCGCACTCGATCGGCGGCTGCGAGGCGCTGGGTGCTGGCGGCCGGCGTCGTGTCGGCTTGCGTGGCGCCCGCCCTCCACGTGCTGCCGTTTCCGCCGGTGTTGCGGGTGGCGCCGCTCGGGGCGCTCGACTGGAGCGCCGGCCCCGTCTTCGACCTGCTCGGGCTGCGTCCCTACGCCCTGTTCACGCCGGATGCCGATGTGCTCGGATCCGCCGGTGCGTCGGAGGCGGGTTTCCGATCCGGTCGCTCCGGAGACGCCGCGGCGGCCGGCGCGCGCGGCCATGTCGTCGGCCTGTTGGCCGTGACGATCTGGCTGGCCGGCGCGATCGCGCGCGCCGGCGTGCTGCTGGTCGGGTTGGCGCGACTCCGCTGGCTCCGCGCGACGTCGACCCGCTTGACGGACGGGCCGTGGCATCGCCTGTGCGCCGACCTCGCGCGGTCGTGCGGCCTGCGACGCGGCGTCGACCTGCTGTTCGGCCCGCGTCCGGGGCTGGTGGCGACCTGGGGATGGCGGCGGCCGGCCGTCATGCTGCCGGCGGCCGCGGCCGGGTGGTCGGCGGAACGGATGCGCGTCGTGCTGCTGCACGAGCTGGCGCACGCCCGCCACGGCGACTGGCTGCTGCAGATGGCGGCCGAAGCGCTGCGCTGCGTCTGGTGGTTCAACCCGCTGGCGTGGGTGGTCCGTGCCCGGCTGCGCCGCGAGAGCGAGCACGCGGCCGACGACCTCGTCCTGGCTCGGGGCGTTCCCGCCACCACCTGCGCGACGCATCTCGTCGAGCTCGCGAAAGAGGCTCGGAAACACCGGCGGACGTGGTTGCCGGCGCCGGCGATGGCGCGTCCGTCACACCTGGAACGGAGGTTGTCCGCCATGTTGAATTCGCATACGAATCGGCGTCCGATGACGCGCCTCGCCCGCCTGTGGAGCCTCGGTCTGCTCGTGCCGGCCTCGATCCTTGTCGCCGGCCTGCAGGTCGGTGCGCAGACGGGCCGGATCAGCGGCACCGTCGTCGACCAGGACGGTAACGTCGTTCGGAATCCCGACGTCACGTTCACCATCCGCACCGCCGGGCGGCAGGTGCGCTTGGGGAGCTATGCGTTCTTCGATCGGGCCGGGAACCTGGTTCGGAATCCCGACGTCACGATCAGCCGCACCACCTCGCAGTTCGCGCGCCCGAGCGGCCATGACGACGGCCGCTTCGAGATCTTCGATCTGGGACCGGGCGAGTACGGCCTCGCCGTGAGAGCACCGGGCTTCGAGCCGTTGGTCCGGCAGTTCTCGCTGGAAGCGGGGGAGCAGCGTGAAGAAGAGCTGGTGCTCTCCCGGATGCCGGCGGGTCGCCAAACGCTGACCGCAGCGGAGTCGGGGACGACCGGAACGGCGCCCGCCACGACCGGCCCGCTCGCCGAAACGACCGCCAGCGCGGTCGGGCAGCAGCCGCCGAGCGAACCGTCGAGCGAGCGCATCGCGGCGCTCGTCGAGCGGGCCGCCGCCCTCCAGGAACAGTTGCAGAGTGTGCTCGACGAGCTGCGCACTGTGCTCGACGATCCCGACCAACCCGCCGACCGCCCGGACGAGCCGATCCGGATCGGCGACGGGGTCCCGCCGCCCGCGAAGATCCACGATGTCCCGCCGGTCTATCCCCCCGCGGCCCGGGAAGCCGGCGTTCAGGGCCTGGTAGTCCTGGAAGCGACCATCGACCCGACGGGCGTGGTGGGTAACATCGAGGTGCTGCGTTCCGTGCCGGAGCTCGAAGAGGCGGCGACCGCCGCTGTCGAGCAGTGGCGGTACGAGCCCACGCTGGTCGACGGTGCGCCCGTCTCCGTGCTGATGACGGTGACCATCAACTTCCTGCTGCCGTCGCCCTGA
- a CDS encoding ATP-binding protein has translation MIPRNGHRTALERLLTRARVVALLGARQVGKTTLAREIARRRKGPTHIFDLESSADVARLSDPLLTLSPLRGLVVIDEVQRRPDLFPSLRVLADRPRGARFLVLGSASPDLLRQSAETLAGRVAHYELPGFTLPEVTPRDAERLWLRGGFPPSYTARSHADSYRWRGDFIRTFLERDVPQLGIAIPSAVLERFWSMLAHYHAQVWNGSELGRAFGVSHHAVRRYLDALESTYMLRSLKPWSANLKKRQVKSPKIYIRDTGLLHHFLGLTTRAELERHPKIGASWEGFIIENLILALGLEARQCHYWATHSGPEIDLVVQRGSRLRGFEIKRTSSPTLTRSMRSAMDDLGLSRLDVIHAGDHSFPLAAHVRAIAGARILDDLQIP, from the coding sequence ATGATCCCTCGCAACGGGCATCGCACGGCCCTCGAACGTCTCCTGACGCGCGCGCGGGTCGTCGCCCTTCTCGGGGCGCGTCAAGTCGGCAAGACGACCTTGGCGCGCGAGATCGCAAGGCGCCGGAAGGGACCGACCCACATTTTCGATCTCGAGTCGTCGGCCGATGTGGCGCGGCTCTCTGATCCGCTGCTCACCCTGTCGCCGCTCCGGGGTCTCGTTGTCATCGACGAGGTCCAGCGGCGTCCCGACCTCTTCCCGAGTCTGCGGGTCCTGGCGGACCGCCCTCGCGGAGCGCGGTTTCTCGTGCTCGGTAGCGCCTCTCCGGATCTGCTGCGGCAGAGCGCAGAGACGCTGGCCGGACGCGTCGCCCACTACGAGTTGCCCGGGTTCACGCTTCCCGAGGTTACCCCGCGCGACGCCGAACGCCTCTGGCTGCGCGGCGGATTCCCGCCGTCGTACACGGCCCGCAGCCACGCCGACAGCTATCGCTGGCGGGGCGATTTCATCCGCACGTTTCTCGAGCGCGACGTGCCGCAGCTCGGCATAGCCATTCCGAGCGCGGTCCTCGAACGCTTCTGGTCGATGCTTGCGCACTACCACGCGCAGGTGTGGAACGGATCGGAACTCGGCCGGGCCTTCGGCGTCTCGCATCACGCCGTGCGCCGGTATCTCGATGCCCTCGAGTCGACCTACATGCTGCGGAGCCTGAAACCCTGGAGCGCGAACCTGAAGAAACGGCAGGTCAAGTCTCCCAAGATCTACATTCGCGACACCGGGCTCCTGCACCACTTCCTGGGTCTGACCACCCGGGCGGAACTCGAACGCCACCCCAAGATCGGCGCGTCCTGGGAGGGTTTCATCATCGAGAACCTGATTCTTGCGCTCGGCCTGGAAGCACGGCAGTGCCACTACTGGGCCACGCATTCCGGGCCGGAGATCGACCTGGTCGTGCAGCGCGGCTCCCGGTTGCGCGGCTTCGAGATCAAGCGCACGAGCTCGCCCACCTTGACCCGCTCCATGCGTTCGGCGATGGACGACCTCGGGTTGAGTCGACTCGACGTGATCCACGCCGGCGACCACAGCTTTCCGCTGGCAGCACACGTGCGCGCCATCGCGGGAGCACGAATTCTCGACGACCTCCAAATACCTTGA
- a CDS encoding FtsX-like permease family protein, with protein sequence MSWRQALPRLLHRNRAEDELDAELRDHVARQVADHIRAGMSASEARRLARLEFGGLDQIKELCRDARGTRWIEDLGREVRYALRRQFKGAHSRVPILAVVTLALGIGASTAMFGVLDTVVLQPLPFPQEERLVAGWKTSRNDPTRFIELSYPEFLEWRAQSTSFEGLAALPTTVYGYSYVLTGRGDPVAIESARVTGEFFDVLGVRPMLGRTFTATDDREGAQPTVVLTHAFWTNILGADPEAIGSGLTLTGVDFTVIGILPAGLVFPQGVDVFTALGTRPGLATNRTVFLQVIGRLRPGVSRGQAAAELDGIVSRQQAQRAGSNVEDQAAALTPLREHILGNARVIAALLFAGAVVLLLVAIVNLSGLLATGAARRGGEVALRLGLGASNRDLLRQFAAEGLVLATLGAIVGIGLAVAILDAVVALAPDGIARIASASIDGRSLLFAAACLVAVTLAIGCVPLMAVGAPSIEALLRGRAAGVGGSTRAARFGSALLTVEVAGTAALLIVAGALTVSFLNLHRADLGFDRESVLTAFVNPSRVRYPDAAARRRFFRDVIARLGANAEVGDVFLPYTQTAIPLRYVVVRTTAGPAAARAVLRRALAEVDPEQPMSADLTTAELVERALSRERFQSALLLPFGVGSALLAALGVFGMVSDTANRRLRELALRQALGARRSRVLAELLRSTLACVLAGLCAGALLAIAASRALSLELFEIGLADPWIVVAVCSLILGVSVVACIGPAARVGRLDVGAMLRE encoded by the coding sequence GTGAGCTGGCGGCAGGCGCTGCCGCGGCTGCTCCATCGTAATCGGGCGGAGGACGAGCTCGACGCCGAGTTGCGCGACCACGTCGCGCGGCAGGTGGCCGACCACATCCGGGCCGGCATGTCCGCGAGTGAGGCGCGCAGACTCGCCCGGCTGGAGTTCGGCGGGCTGGACCAGATCAAGGAGCTGTGCCGCGACGCCCGCGGCACACGGTGGATCGAGGACCTCGGACGCGAAGTCCGGTACGCCCTGCGCCGCCAGTTCAAGGGGGCGCATTCCCGCGTCCCGATTCTCGCTGTCGTCACACTGGCCCTGGGCATCGGCGCGAGCACCGCCATGTTCGGGGTCCTGGACACCGTCGTGCTCCAGCCCCTTCCGTTTCCGCAGGAGGAGCGCCTCGTGGCCGGCTGGAAAACCAGCCGCAACGACCCTACGCGGTTCATCGAGCTCTCCTACCCAGAGTTCCTGGAGTGGCGGGCGCAATCGACGAGCTTCGAGGGACTCGCCGCCCTGCCGACCACCGTCTACGGGTACAGCTACGTCCTGACCGGCCGCGGCGACCCGGTCGCCATCGAGAGCGCACGAGTCACCGGCGAGTTCTTCGACGTGCTCGGCGTGCGGCCGATGCTCGGACGCACCTTCACGGCGACGGACGACCGGGAGGGAGCCCAGCCGACGGTAGTGCTCACGCACGCGTTCTGGACGAACATCCTCGGCGCGGACCCCGAGGCGATCGGATCCGGCCTGACGCTCACCGGCGTCGACTTCACCGTGATCGGCATTCTCCCGGCCGGGCTCGTCTTTCCGCAGGGCGTCGACGTCTTCACGGCGCTCGGCACGCGGCCCGGACTGGCCACCAACCGGACGGTGTTCCTGCAAGTGATCGGGCGACTGCGCCCGGGCGTGTCGCGCGGACAGGCGGCCGCCGAGCTCGACGGGATCGTGTCGCGACAGCAGGCACAGCGTGCGGGCTCGAACGTCGAGGATCAGGCGGCGGCGCTCACGCCGCTGCGGGAGCACATACTGGGAAACGCGCGGGTCATCGCGGCGCTGCTGTTCGCCGGCGCGGTCGTGTTGCTGCTCGTCGCGATCGTCAACCTGAGCGGGCTGCTGGCGACGGGCGCGGCCCGCCGCGGCGGCGAGGTGGCGCTACGTCTCGGCCTCGGCGCCTCGAACCGCGATCTCCTGCGGCAGTTCGCGGCCGAGGGGCTGGTCCTCGCGACCCTGGGCGCCATCGTCGGGATCGGCCTGGCGGTCGCGATCCTCGACGCGGTGGTCGCGCTCGCGCCGGACGGCATCGCCCGGATCGCCTCCGCGTCGATCGACGGCCGGTCACTCCTGTTCGCCGCAGCGTGTCTCGTGGCGGTCACCCTCGCGATCGGGTGCGTCCCCTTGATGGCGGTCGGGGCCCCGTCCATCGAAGCGCTCCTCCGCGGCAGGGCGGCCGGCGTCGGCGGCTCGACCCGCGCCGCGCGATTCGGCAGCGCGCTGCTCACCGTCGAGGTGGCCGGGACGGCAGCGCTGCTGATCGTCGCCGGGGCACTCACCGTGAGCTTCCTCAATCTGCACCGCGCCGACCTGGGCTTCGACCGCGAGAGCGTACTGACCGCCTTCGTGAACCCGAGCCGCGTGCGCTACCCCGACGCGGCCGCCCGGCGGCGGTTCTTTCGGGACGTGATTGCACGACTGGGAGCGAACGCGGAAGTAGGCGACGTGTTCCTGCCCTACACGCAGACGGCCATTCCGTTGCGGTACGTCGTGGTCCGCACGACCGCCGGCCCCGCCGCGGCACGGGCAGTCCTGCGCCGCGCGCTCGCCGAGGTGGACCCGGAACAACCGATGAGCGCCGACCTCACCACGGCGGAGCTCGTCGAGCGCGCGCTGTCGCGGGAGCGGTTCCAGAGCGCGTTGTTGCTCCCGTTCGGAGTGGGGTCCGCGCTGCTGGCGGCGCTCGGCGTCTTCGGGATGGTGAGCGATACTGCGAATCGCCGACTGCGCGAGCTCGCGCTGCGCCAGGCGCTCGGTGCGAGGCGGAGCCGGGTTCTCGCCGAGCTGCTGCGCTCGACCCTGGCGTGCGTGCTGGCCGGCCTGTGCGCCGGCGCGCTCCTTGCCATCGCGGCGAGTCGCGCCCTGAGCCTGGAGCTGTTCGAGATCGGCCTGGCCGACCCGTGGATCGTCGTCGCCGTCTGCTCGCTGATCCTCGGTGTGTCGGTCGTGGCCTGTATCGGTCCGGCGGCGCGTGTCGGCCGGCTCGATGTGGGGGCGATGTTGCGGGAGTGA
- a CDS encoding BlaI/MecI/CopY family transcriptional regulator — protein sequence MKPPWHSRLSRRERQIMDILFRHGRAPASVVREELPGEPSSSTVRTQLRILEKKGHVRHEEEGLRYVYRPVTPRRTARRSALQHLVETFFDGSAEQAVAALLGGEARHLTEPELDRIARIVSDARAAQRSAGRPAGASRGDGPDSRELRDEPEEPS from the coding sequence ATGAAGCCACCCTGGCACAGCCGGCTGTCGCGTCGCGAGCGACAGATCATGGACATCCTCTTCCGGCACGGGCGCGCCCCGGCCAGCGTCGTCCGGGAGGAGCTTCCCGGCGAGCCGAGCTCGTCGACGGTGCGCACGCAACTGCGCATCCTCGAGAAGAAGGGGCACGTGCGCCACGAGGAGGAGGGGTTGCGGTACGTGTATCGCCCGGTGACCCCTCGTCGGACCGCGCGCCGGTCGGCGTTGCAGCATCTGGTCGAGACGTTCTTCGACGGGTCCGCCGAGCAGGCCGTGGCCGCGCTGCTCGGCGGCGAGGCGAGGCATCTGACCGAGCCGGAGCTCGACCGGATCGCACGGATCGTCTCGGACGCGCGCGCGGCGCAACGAAGCGCCGGTCGACCCGCCGGCGCGTCACGAGGCGACGGGCCGGACAGCAGGGAGTTGCGCGACGAGCCGGAGGAACCGTCATGA
- a CDS encoding type II toxin-antitoxin system VapC family toxin: MPSCHENCHRRGGSHRRAQESSRALQPGRGHGVGDRGPRRVPADLPDGCRACAPEEEGDSGAPRRRAREPGRHGVHPGGARFEEPPNSPRGRRVVRVLFDTSVLVPAVVDQLANHEAALDALLSYTAGEHAGYCSTHALAECYATVTALPLRRRVLPVEARRLVEESLLERLTAVPLTEADYVEAIRRVSHGGLGSGVVYDALHACCAERIPVDRIFTYNLADFERLRPAGIVVAGP, from the coding sequence ATACCATCGTGTCATGAGAATTGCCATCGACGGGGCGGGTCGCATCGTCGTGCCCAAGAGTCTTCGCGAGCGCTTCAACCTGGTCGCGGGCACGGAGTTGGAGATCGAGGCCCGAGGCGAGTTCCTGCAGATCTGCCGGACGGGTGCCGAGCCTGCGCTCCTGAAGAAGAAGGGGATTCTGGTGCACCACGGCGGCGAGCGCGCGAACCTGGACGTCACGGCGTTCATCCGGGCGGAGCGCGATTCGAGGAGCCGCCGAATTCTCCCCGAGGGCGCCGGGTAGTGCGCGTTCTCTTCGATACTTCGGTCCTGGTGCCGGCGGTCGTCGACCAGTTGGCCAACCACGAGGCGGCACTCGACGCCCTCCTGAGCTACACCGCCGGCGAGCACGCGGGATATTGCTCGACGCACGCGCTCGCCGAGTGCTACGCCACCGTGACCGCCTTGCCGCTGAGGCGACGCGTCCTTCCCGTGGAAGCGAGACGGCTCGTCGAGGAGAGTCTCCTGGAGCGACTGACCGCGGTTCCGTTGACCGAGGCCGACTACGTCGAGGCGATCCGCCGCGTCAGCCACGGCGGCCTCGGCAGCGGCGTCGTCTACGACGCGCTGCACGCCTGCTGCGCGGAGAGAATCCCGGTGGACCGCATCTTCACGTACAACCTGGCGGACTTCGAGCGGCTGCGGCCGGCCGGCATCGTCGTCGCGGGCCCGTGA
- a CDS encoding PadR family transcriptional regulator, translating into MTIPRTDLPQGTLDLLVLQVAASGPIHGYGIAQRIKQVSRDVLQVPQGSLYPALHRLERRGLLTAEWKPSDTGRDAKFYRLTPKGRAQLQAETESWARLAEAVGLILGAASGGAR; encoded by the coding sequence ATGACCATACCCAGGACGGATCTGCCGCAGGGCACGCTAGACCTGCTGGTGCTGCAGGTGGCGGCCTCCGGCCCGATACACGGCTACGGCATCGCCCAGCGCATCAAGCAGGTCTCGCGCGACGTGCTCCAGGTACCGCAGGGCTCGCTCTATCCCGCGCTCCACCGGCTGGAACGGCGGGGATTGCTGACCGCGGAGTGGAAGCCGTCGGACACCGGCCGCGACGCGAAGTTCTATCGGCTGACGCCGAAGGGCCGCGCGCAGTTGCAAGCGGAGACCGAAAGCTGGGCCCGGCTGGCAGAGGCGGTCGGGTTGATTCTCGGCGCCGCGAGCGGAGGCGCGCGGTGA